AAAGAGGGCGTAGAGGTAGCGGGGCATGCCCCGGAGGAAGGAGGGGGCGGAAAGGGCCTTCTTGGCCACCAAGGCGTCAAACCCCACGCCCAAGGAGGCGCCAAAGGGCTCGCCGTTCACCCGGCAGAGGTCCACCGCCTCCTCGGGGGCGAAAAGGGCGTGCTCCAAGGCCGCGGGCCAGGGAAGCCCCTTGAGGCCCAGCATGCGGGCGAAATCGTTCCCGCTCCCGATAGGCACCACCCCCAAGGCCTTTTCCGTGCCGGCGAGGCCCTTGAGCACCTCGTGCACGGTGCCGTCCCCCCCCACCGCCACCACCCGCGCCCCGGGGGGGGCCTCCCGCGCCAGGAGGGTGGCGTGGCCCGGCCCCTCGGTGAGGAAGGCCCTCGCCCCCTGCTTCCGGGCCGCCTCGAGGATGGCCCCCGAGAGCCTTCCCACCTTGCCCCGGCCTGCGGCGGGGTTCACGATGACCCAGCGTTCCACCCTCGTATTCTTATAAAGCTTTACATGAGCTCGGTGAGGCTTCT
This genomic stretch from Thermus sp. LT1-2-5 harbors:
- a CDS encoding diacylglycerol kinase family protein → MERWVIVNPAAGRGKVGRLSGAILEAARKQGARAFLTEGPGHATLLAREAPPGARVVAVGGDGTVHEVLKGLAGTEKALGVVPIGSGNDFARMLGLKGLPWPAALEHALFAPEEAVDLCRVNGEPFGASLGVGFDALVAKKALSAPSFLRGMPRYLYALFSVLKDLRLPEGRILLEGKEVYQGPLLLLAAMNGPAYGGGIPIAPMADPQDGLLSVVLARRFSRPGVVLILPRLLLGKHLSHPQVAAFAAREVEVAFSHPVPAHADGELLPEAARYRAAVEPLGLRVVGRRAGSRGKEPLLHPVGAS